A region of the Harpia harpyja isolate bHarHar1 chromosome 14, bHarHar1 primary haplotype, whole genome shotgun sequence genome:
gctgccttctcttccccagccccactgaTGGAGCTGGGCTGTGATGGGGCGAAGTGCCAGGAGCAGCCCCAGAGTCCTTCCCCGAGCGGGTGGAGAGCATGGTTCTGCTGGGAGCACCGGCCAGGTTCTCCTCACCGGTggtggaggggggaggaaaggatTTGGCCCCTCCAACATCTCCTGGCCCTAGGAGGGGGCTGGGTGTCCCTGTCCTCCTGGAGGGATCTTCCCTGGTGAAGCCGGTGGGAGCGGGCAAGTGCTGTGCCACAGCGGGGACACAATGGGGTCCTGTGCGTGTGCCATGCCCGACACAACGCCCCGCGGCGTGGGACATTGGGCTATTGTCCGGGACGGGGAGAacaacagcagctgcagctggtggctctgaGCTCACCGGGCTGCTCTGCCCCGGTCACTGCAACACAGCCCCCCTGCACTGTGCCAGCGTCCCAGGGCCACTGTCCCCCGTCCCTGCTCCGAGCACTCGTCCCCTGAGCCCCAATGGTCCTGGTCGCTGCCTCCTGGGAGGTCACCAGGCTGCGGAGGGGGGGACCTGGCTCCTCTTGTCCCTTATGGATGCTCTGACACAAAGCAGTGGGGCAGGGCAGGTCACCGGGGTTTGCACCCCTTCCCCGGGACCCCCTCGCTCCCCCGGGGGTCTCGCTGGTGCTGCAGGGAGTGGAGAGGCCCTCGGGTGACCCGGCACTGGCTGCCTGTGACCGTCACTTGGCAATCGCGATCATTGTGACGCCTGTCGGCTCCAGCCTCCAGCTCGGCAGCCCCGCGCTGCCACGAGCCGACGGGGCAGAAAACGCGTGTTGGCTCGCTGAGCACGCACGGGACGTGGCCCCGCTCGATGGGACGGGATGGCGGCCCTGGCACACCGCGGGCGAGCGAGCACGGGGCCAGTGCAACGGGTCCCGGGCTAGTGGGGAGTAACACCAGCGCCGCTGCAATGCCAGCAGTGTCCGGCCAGCACCTTCTGCAGGGGAGGGCAGGTCGGCTGAGCTGCACCCACAGCCTCCCCAAAATGCCTCCATCTGCACAGCACAGGGTGGGCATCTCGGTGTGGGACCTGGCCTGTGCATGGGACGTGGGTGGCACGAACGCTCGGCGCCGGGTCGGTGCACGGCACCTTGTGCAGGGCTGCGGCCGCAGCACCCGCAGGCAGCACTCCGGCAGGCGGGCAGCACTGGTCCAGTGCATTTATAGCTAGTGACAGAATGGGAGCAGGTCTCCATCCCCGATGCGTCAGGCCGTGTCGCTCCGGGCGCGTGCCGGGGATGCGCGTGGCCGTGGGAGCCGCGTGATGGAGGAGGGACAGAGCGTTAGGTTAAACCCAGGGGCTGCGTGGCGTTTTCCCGGTGGGGTCCCGGCAGCCCTGGGAAGCAGCGTGGCACCGTGGTCGTGCCCGGCACGTGCCACTGCACGTGTACAAGCCCCCGGCCCCGTGGTGGGGACCGAAGGGGCTTCTCATCAGGGCATGAGGTGTGATCTGACCATCCCCACCAGGAGCCCGGGGACGTGGGTCTGTCCTGCCGGGCACCAGTCGCTGGAGCGCGGGGCTGGGGATGGTGCCGCTGTGCACCCAGCGATGCTCAAAGCAGTCGGCATGCAACAAAAACTACGCAGGATCCATCCCTTTCGATCTGAGCGTTTAGCTGCAGTACTTGGGCCACATTTGGCTCTGTTTAAGGCTGAGCAGCAGCCCCGGTGTGAGGGGGTTAACCCAGCTCATGGCCAGCCCCCGCAGACCCCAGTGCTCCCGGGGAGATGTGGGCCAGCTGCTCTgccccagagctggggctggaggaaaagcagatgtCAGTGCAGAGAGGCAATTAGTGGGGGGGGAATGCGATGGGGGCCCAGGGGCTGAGCTCCCCGCAGCTGGGCTGCGGCACCAGGCAATCACGGCTGCAAATTGAGATCAGATGTGGGCAGCTTCTCTCTCTAAACGGAGCACTCCAGGTTGCTGCTCGTACTGGTTTTGCTCTGGcttggagaggaggaggaggaggaggggggtttCTGAGCACGGCTGAGGCCAAGTTAGCTGCAGTGACCTGCAGAGCGTGGTGCTCCCTTGGGAGACCCGTGCTTTCCTCGGGCAGCCCCtttgcagccctgctccctgctggaGGTGCCTCTTGCCGGAGCGGAGGCGATGCAGGAGCTGGTGGCCGGTgtggagaagatcaggtttgactTGGAGGCTGATGTGGAGCAGCAGCGAGGAGCTCGGCCCCTGCCCTTCCCGGGTATGGACAGTAAGTTGGGGACAGGGTCCTGTGGCATCCTTGGAGGATGACGAGTGCAGGAGGTGTTGGGGTTCTCCTCTTTGCTGGTGCTCCTGGCTCTTGCTGCATCCACCACAATGCCTGGGTGCTTCTTGTCCTGCCTTTTCCCAGGGCTCTTGCCCAAGGCCTGCTTGGCTCCGGGCATTGCTCCCTCAGGGATGGAAGCATCTGGCACAGCTTTGTGGGGGGTGCCAGCGGAGGGGGCTGAGATGCTCTCGCCCTCGATAGCACAGTGGTGCCGGCACTGGGGCTGGCTGGTgaagctctccctgccctgctttcccctgcagagctggggtCGGCTGTCTGCGAGTTCTTCCACCGAGGGCTGTGCACCAAGGGTGAGTGCTGCaaagggacagggatgggactgGCACCACCCTGAAAGATCCTGGGGACgccagggagcaggatgggaCCCCTCTCCGCTCCATGACCAGCCCAAGTCCGTGGCAGGTTGCTCTGTGGTCAGTGGGTTGGCATGTTTTGGCCCAAAATGCTAATGCTGCTCAGAGTCCATCGTTTCCCCTGGCCCTTTGGATGAGTGCTCCTACCCCTTCCGCACTGGGGAGggcttgaacacctccagggcgACCAGACCTTGGCAGTGCCTGGGAAACTGAGCCCCACGCACCCAGTGGGTGCTGCAAATCTCTTCCACATCCTGGAAAACTCCTGCTGGCGTGTCCCCAGCTGAggagctgggaggtgctggggcaggggggggtcctgagtgcaggcagggctggaggggctgctgggggctgcgatggcaggggctgtggggcacaGGCAGGCTGTGACAGTGTGCGTGTGCCACGGCCAGGCGTGCGGTGCCCTTTCCGGCACGTCGGCGGGGAGAAGACGGTGGTGTGCAAGCACTGGCTGCGCGGGCTCTGCAAGAAGGGCGATGGATGCAACTTTCTGCACGAGTACGACGCGACCAAGATGCCCGAGTGCTATTTCTTCTCCAAGTTTGGTAGGTGTGGGACCGGGCTGGGGACCCCAGCGAACTtttcccaccccagcacccatgtCCCTCGGGTCTGGCCTCAAGCAAGTGCCTGATGCCACCTCCTGTCTGTGGGAAGAAATGCCACTGGCACCTGCCCAGGGCCACTGCTCCCCAGGCCAAGCCTGGGTGCTCCTGGTGCACCCCAGTTCCTCCCATCCAGCCCATCCTTGAGTGATTTCCACCGCGTTTGGCTCGAGTGAGCGTTGTCCCACCTCTCCCACCCCTTGCTCCTGCAGGCGAGTGCAGCAACAAGGACTGTCCCTTCCTGCACGTTGATGCCACCACCAGCACCATGGGTTGTCCCTGGTACGACCGTGGTTTCTGCAGGCACGGTGAGCTGTCGGGATGAGTGCTGGGGTGAGCAGGGGCTGCCCATGTTCCCTACCCACCGGTGATGGGGAGTCTGGACCCCACTGCTGGCCCAACCTCCTGCCACCTCTGAGGTGACCAAGCCAGAGTGAGGTGAACCGCAGTGGGTTGTCTGGGGACTGCCTGGGAGGGAGACTGGTGGGGATTTTGGGCTCAGGGAGCGAAGACCCCATAGAGCCgaaggggaaggggctgctgggGAAAGCTGGGCTCCCCAAatccctgtggggcagggggcGATGCCGTGTGCCCGTAAGCAGGAACCTCTCCTCTGCGTGGCAGGTCCCCTGTGCAAGTATAAGCACACGCGGCGGGTGATGTGTGCCAACTACCTCGTCGGCTTCTGCCCAGAAGGACCCAAGTGCAAATTCATGCAGTACGTactgggcaggctggggggggggagctagGCACGAGGCTGGGGGACAGCCCCCTCTCCGAGGCTGCAGAGGTGGCCGTGGTCCTTGCAGTGTCTGGGTCAAGGACAAGGGTGCTTTGGGTCCTTGTCTGAACTAACCGGACCCCTCCGGTCTCTCCCTGTGTCCAACCTGAGCTGGTGACCACAGGGTTATCCCCATGGGGATGCCTGTACCAGCTGCCTGAGCCCCAGAACAGCCCTGAGAGGCTGTGGGAGCCATGGGGGGATCTGGGGGTACTGCTTGCTATGTCCTGGGGAGTAACTGCCTGTCCTTTGTGTCCTTCTCCAGCCTCAAGGCCGGGCTGATGACAAGCAGCATGGATCCATCCAAGGTGATGCAGGGAAGGTCCTATGCTGTTCCCTCTTGAGCTGAAGCCCTCTTGCTCTGTGCCTCTGCCCATCAGGGTGATGCaccagctgcccctgccccacagctcttgCTTCCCTTGCTTCTGCCCCAGCTTTTGTGGGAGCTTGGTGGGACAGCAGTTGCTAACTGCCCCTCTTGCCCCATGTCCCCCCAGGGAGCTGGCTGTCCTCAGGGGCTTGTAGAGCTGGATGTGGCTGCTGGCAAGGAGAGTGGATGCAAGGATGTGCCACCCATGGAGCCCCCCCTACCAGTCACCGGCAGCACCCAGCACCTGTCAGCACAGCTGTGGGACACCAATACCTGCCCCCGGGGCCCACAGAGCCTGTTTGAACAAGGCACCTGCTTCAAGTGTAAGTGTTTTTGGGACTGGGAGGCCCGGGAGCAATGGTCTAGCCTTGGAGGGAGGGTAAAGCGCTATGGTGAGGGGCAGGATGTGGTGCAGGGACTCCCACGGCTCTCTCAAAACAGCTTCCTTGACTCTAGATGTCTGTcttctctctgggctgtttctcagccctggaacctccccccccccccccaggcagctgGGGTATGAACTGGCGGGGAAGGAGGCTGTACTTGGGTTGAAATAATCTGACCGCAAGTGATGATGGGGAGAAGGGAATTCTGGGGTAATAAACACTTGGCATGCAGTGGAATAGCCCTGGAGAGCAGTGAGCCCCTTGCGTCCCTGTGGGTTGGAGGTTTGTTGCAGCTGGAGGTCTCGGGATGCTGCTCGCAGGTGAGAGCTGTGCTGGAACATGGCATGGCTCCATTAGCCCATTTGCTGGGAAATGGTGTGGAAATGAACATGTGGTAGGATGGCACTGGGTTGATCCAGCATAAAACTGATGCCTGCCTCTCCTTGTCCCCGCAGTGCGGACAGAAAGGTCACTACACCAGTAAGTGTGGGAAGAGGCAGCTGGAAATCCTGCTGGGGAAGTGACTCAAGTGCTCCCACATGGAACACGGAAGGAGGACACCGTAAAGCACAATGGAGCCAGCCAGACGGCTACTAGGGCAGTTGCTGGACTAGAAAAGCCAGTTGGTTTTGCTCAGCGCTGGCTCTCACAGCTCTTTGCACAAGCAGCAGAGAAATCACAGCTTCCCTAATGCAACCAAAATTGGACTCTTCACAGCTGCCTCTGTTCCCCCCTGtgcagctgctggctgcatatgGACCGGGGCAGTAAGTCACTATGTGATCACAGGTTTGAAGAAGTATGGGACCACCTTGTGCTGGGGTCCTGGGAGATCAGGGTGTGGGTGTGCTAATCCCCCATGAAGGGGGTCAAGAAACACCATTTTTGAGAACAGACAGCAccaagcaggaaaggaaaattcACAAAGGCTTTTATTGCTAGCGAGAGGGAGTTTTTGGTGAAACACCTCTGACACAGCACTACTGCACTGCTCTTTGAATAaagagttcagattttttttcttgggttttttgttttttttttacccttcatGCCTGTAACATGACCAACCCTTTTCCAGACATGTTTGATGATGGCAGGCTACAACTAGCACTCTCATAACTGTCCTCATTTGTCTGATGCAGACATCGGTTTGCCCTTTGGGCACAACAGCTAATCCAATGGATTTTCTTCCTCCAGAAATAGGGCGCTGCGGTCCGAGTGCTGCTGCTTTAATGCCTTCACAAAGGTCCTTCCCCCAGAGCCTGGGCAGTCCCACCAGTGCCGTGCTGACAGCgaagcaggggctggggggcccTTTGTGGAAGGGCTCTGTGGGGACCACCCTTCTCCTGCCAGCTGGCAGCAGACCCCATCGCGCTTGCTGTGGAGAGGGGTAAGTAAGAAACGGGCTGTGTGGGGCACAACTCTGCTAACTTAAAGGGAATGGTTATTCCAGCTGAAGCCCACCCTGCCACAACACATCACAGACTTTACTGCCAAACACTCGGACTACAACATACGTGTCAATTAATCCACATTAACAGCCCAGGTCAAGGAGTTGTCCTGTGTCTGGTGTCCCAAAGTGAGAGATTCAGGCTTCTGCAGACTACGGGAGCTCTGCTGCATACAGACCTCCGATGGGCAGCTCTAACACTTTCTTCTTTCAGTACTAAACACTGCCTGAAACAGACAGCAGTGACCTTAGGCTGTTACTGTCAGTGTCACCCCTGTCTACAGGAGGGTAACTGAAAAGCAGTCGTCCCCCCCCATTAAAGAACCTGTCTCTGACAGCAAATGGGCCTCTGCTGATTTGAATCCCCGTTGGGACACTGGTCCTGAGCACTTCTGCTGACTCCCAGTCAAATATTTGTGACTGTTCATTGGGTGCTGTTCCAGCTTCTTCTTCAGTGGTATTTACGCCAGCGATGACTCTCTAGAAAaacggggagggagggaaaaaccAGATGAGTGTTAGCACAGTGCTATGCTTGGGAACTACATGAAGGTGCTTTGCCCAGCAGTGATGAGCAGGAGGCTGACTGCAGCCTTCTCTGTTTATGTGCTGTAGAGCTGCGCATGAGAGCAAGTCCTGCTGAGGAAACTACAGGAACACCAGTAAATCCCTTGCCAGTTATGAGTAAATCCAGGGAAGGGGTGCTTAGTGTTGAAACACCTCTTCCCTCTGCTTTGTGCAGGGTTTAAAAGTGCTCCTGACAGTTCCTGGTGCTCTCCAGGGAGAAGCTGTGAATCAGCAACTGTTATTGCCACCATTATTAGCTGAATTCCTCTGCCTGCCTAAGCCAGGTCAGAATACGGTTCTTTAAGCTCTGGTGTTAGTCTTAAATGTGAGGTATTTAAACTTTCAGAGCTTGAATTACCATGAATGGCAAATAGACTTTCTACATgctgcaaaagggggaactgccTGAAATAAGACAGATACCAAGAAGGAAATCTTACTGATGTGCTGATAGTTCCAGCCATAGCTGAGGAGGCAGTATCCAGCCAGCAGCATAGAGATCCCAGCTGGTCCGCCCCTCTTCACATTGATGTATTTGTCATAATAGCTGCTCCAGGCTGTTGGAACAGAAATGCAAGGGTCAAACCATGCGCGAGTCTTACGGAGTTCACTGGCTTCCATGTAACTTTCCAAAGCCAAATGGCTGGGTCTATTTATTTACTCCTTCATAAAGATCCAGACTGGCCACTTGGACCAGGCTGCAGCACGTAAATCTGGTAAGTGCGACAATTCTGCCCCAAGAGTGAAGAATTTAGCCTCACCTTTCTGCACTCCTCCAAGCAGCCCCTGAAGAGAAAAGTCACAGGTGGCCAGCCACGCGGGCAGCTCCCTGAGCCTTACATCCATCAGACGCCTTTCTGAGAGGGGACCTGTGCGATGAGAAGTCAGAGTGGTCAAAGGTAGGAAAGTGAGGGCAATATGCATGGCGCTCGCATTCCCTGCGCTGGGTGGTGAACACGGAGCTGGCATCTGACACAGCTGCAGGTGACTTGGGCTCGGGACTGACTCCTCAGAAGGGAGGAGCAGAATCGTCTCTCCCACAAGGTGAGTGAGTTGGCTCTGCCAGCCCAAACATGCAAGAGCCTGACTCAAacctaaataaaaacataaacccTTAGTTTTGCAGGCTGGAGGTTTGGACAGTTAACCTCCTGGGATCCTTCCTGGATCTCTTTCTGGACAAGCCCAGCAGCTTAGTGTTTCCCACCCCTCCTCTCCCATTCACACGGGACAGTTTAGCCTGACAGCGCAGTAAATCTCGGCAGCAGAGACTTTTCTCACATTACCTTGTTGTCCCTCTGAGAAATTGCCCCTTGCTGTCTTCATTGTGATCCCCATGTCTTCTTGGAAAGGCTTCCCTGGAAAAATACTGAGCCCATCATAATTAGGATATAAGTCTGGAAACCACTCCAAGCCCATggcacctgcctgcctgctcctgccagaggCCTGGGATAGACAGATGGGTTGGCTTTTGGAGGTGTGGAGCAAGAACTGGTGCAGCGCCAGCTCTGTGTCCCTCCTTGCATTCAGGATGGGCTCGGAAACTACAGCCATCTGCTCCTTGCTCTCTCGAAGCTTTTGTATGCTGGTTAGGTAATTTTTGGATGCCCCTTCGTTGTGACCTCTGAAACCCTCTATCGCTGACAGATGGAGGCTCTTCGTAtgcaaagcagaaagaggagcTTTGTATTCCACACCAACTTCAAGGTacatctgcttctcttctgtCACGGTTTTGTCTATTGCCTCCTGCTGAATGAGGTCACTGGGGCTACTTCTGCAGTCAGCTTCAGGGGGATCTTGAAGTGCGGGTATTTTCATTGCCTTTAAACTACtgcctttttctccctttgagCTCACAGACGTGTTCTCCATTACTCCAAGGCTGCGCATCTCTGTGTTTGCAGTATCTGGAACAGTTATTCCCTTCTGTGGGTCAGGCTGGGCTGCGTCAGCACGCTCAGCAGCGCTGCCTGGATCCGGCCCTTCCACAGGTGACCTGTGTGTGCTGTGGCTCCCTGCTGAAGAATCCCTGCTCCTGGAACCGCTCTTCTCCCTGATCACCCTGGCGCGGTGCTTCTCTATTACTATTTTCACTCCATTACTCAGCTTTTTGGGTATATCTTTAACCTCCTCGGGGAGCAAATCAAGGGACGTGGCTACCTCCCGTACTGCGGGTTCCACCTTCGGCTCTGCGTGGCCTCTGTTGGACTGGTGGCAAAGCCCGGGGCCGGACCCTCCACCCTGCTCGGCTGCAACCTTCCGCCCCTTCCAGGCCGCCGCATCCTTCTCCACGCGTCCCGCCGCCGCTTCCCGGGGGACCGCAccggccagcccctgccccacgtTGGGGCTGGGCAGCCGTTTGCCACTCTTACCCACCCGCGGCCTGCTACCTGCCCCCTGCCCGGCGGCAGCGAGGCCGGCTCCGTCCGAACCAGAGCCGCTCCCGGGCGCGgagggcccggcggcggggcctggGCCTAGGCTTAGGCCTGGGCCTAGCCCCGGGGCGCTACCGGTGGCTGAGCTGGGCGCGGCCTTGCAGTGCGGGAGGTGGGAGCGGAGCCGCTTGAAGGGCCTGTGGCAATACGGGCACAGCTCtttccccgccggtgccgccgccaTGTCAGCACAGCACCGGGCCGCCCTCCCGGCGCCGCTTTTCCGTGAGGCGCCGCCGCCACTACTCCCggttgggagggagggggtgtgtgtgtgtgtggggggggggggggtcctcggTGGTGCGCAACGCGCATGCGCGCCCACCCCGCGCCGGCGCACGTTGTGACGCCGGAGAGGGGagcggccggccggcggcgggcgtTGCGCATGCGCAGGAGGCGGAGGCGCCGGAAGCGGCGGTTGGAGCGGAGCGAGGCGGGcgcggggaagggagggggggggagagaagggagagaaacgTCTTCTCCTCAGCGGTGGGCGCCGGGCCGGGTTAGGCCGTACTGCATCGCAGCCTCTCGCCTTGCTTCGTCCAGGCCTCGTAAAGCTCAGCCCAGCCCCGCCATGAGCTGCCGGCAACCGCTGCCGAGCGAacggggagcgagacagaggtgtgtgtgtgtgggggggaacgGGGCCTgaggggaggtggtgggtggggagggtttggggggggcttgGGGTGAGGGGTAGGGGCTCGGTCACCGAGGGGGACGGCCTTCTCGGGCACCGGAGGGGAGGTttttggagggggtggggtggcTTGAGGAAGAGGGGGGCGCGGAAAGGGGGGGAGCTGCGAAGgtgagggatgggggggggggggagaggggaggagcgGCCCCGTGATCTCTGGCAGGGGTTAAACTGGGGCTGGGAGAGTGGCGGCGGTGAACGTTAAAGGTGTAgccgggtttggggggggggtggttggctGCGTTCGGGGCGTAGAGAGTGTAGAGGAGATGGGGGGGCTTCGCGGTGTGCTGGAGGGGCATTTCTCGGCTTggcggggaagggggaggaggtaggTCCTAGCTGGGTGGGGGAGAAACTGGAGGGACCGTGAGGCGTGTAAGAGCTGGGCTGTGAGTGCCCGGGGTTGTGAGGAGGCAGGGTAGGCCGTGGGGGATGGAGGTGTGGAGTTTGTTGGTGGGCTGCAGGCGTTAAGAAAAGGAGGGATCTAGAGGCAATGCAAACGTGGAGCGAGGCGGGGAGGTCGCCTCTAAGAAGAGTGGCCCTGGGAGAGGGAGAAGCCGGTGGACTGTGGTGGACAACGGTTGAGAGTGCTGTGGACATCCCAGGGATGGGAGAGCGAGGAGGCAGCTCCTGGTCTGTAGGCGTGGACCAAATACTGGCAGCTGAGTCTGCTGCAGAAGGTTGTCTGTAAGAAAAGATTTGGTTATAAATACCTCGCTTGAGTCTGTTTTGACTCATTTGAGTGTGTATTAATTTTTAGGCAGCAAAACAGCTCCATCCTATTTTTTGGATAGTGTCCAGCGTGCTGAGGTCCTGGTTGACCCGTAGTGTTTGTACGGTGGGACGAATCATTTGATATTAGCATTAAAATTCTGCGGACGCTGAGGGATGTTGATTTGCAGGAATTCTAGGTTGCTGTTTTTGATCAGCTGCTGTGAAGCAGTGTTGATGTCATAAGAGAATGGCAAATACATAGAAACAGGGAAGGATTTGTCTTCCATGAGGTGTTTTCTGACAAAACttcctttctgcatggaaatTAATGTTGTTCAGGAATGTGACTTGACTTCAAATGCTGTCAGAGTGGAGAGACTAAAGAAAGTCATCGTAGGCGCTAACTGCAGACTCGTGTAAGCAAGATGAACGTAATTCAGTATTTACTGAAAGTGTGGTCACTGCCACTCTTCCTGGGTGTTTTTCTCAGCCTGTCAGATGTTATTCAAAGTCCCAGGTTTATTTTTAGATGTGCCTGAGTACTGAGAGCAGTTGCAAGGCTGAGAATTGTCAAATGAGTTTATTTAGAAAGACGCTCAGCACTGGTTTTAATGGTAGGTGTGAGTCCATGTCCCTTAAACTGATATGAAAACATCAGCCTGGCTACTTTGTGAGAAATGTGACAGTTTTCTCTCTATTTTGTAGAGAACCGCTAAAAAGAGAATGTGGAAGTCCACAGCACATCAGAGGTTTAGATACATCCTTTAttaattttcccacttttttAATTCTGTAGAGTTGCCTTTAGATGACAAAACAGAAGGTATATCAGTAaactgataatattttttttttctcctttctccctgaACTTTATTCAGGAAGAGGAGACGGAATGGCAATGAAGATGATGGTCATGTTCCCCAGACAAAACGTAGTACCAGGAATACTGTCCTTCAGGACTCCTGGGACACTGAGGTGAGAGCCTTCCTGGGCAAATTCAGTTTCCTTTAATGCTGAATTTAAATAACAGTTGGAATATTCTGTGAAATTTTATTCATGGAGAGTAgttaatgaaaacacatttttttcgtTGTGTATGAGGTCACGAGGCTTGACTCTGTTACATGCTTCAGAGATTGAAATCTGTAAAATGTGGTTTGGAAATCAGCATGTTTTCTAGTGAACCTGGTTATCTTTGGCCTGAATATTTCTGTTAATATCTTTCAAATACTGATGTGTAGTACCCAAGTGAAGATACAAGAAAAGCATCTGCTGCCACTTTCAGTTTTGCTATCTGAAACAACGTGTAACATATCCAGAACCGAGGAAATGACTAGGGTAGATTACAAGTGTGTGTGGTCACTTTGCCTGGCCATCTACTCTTCCAGCTTTGCATTTACTTATAGTAATGTGATTATTTGTGGTAGAAAATCAAAAAGCATTCCAACTAGTGCGATACAC
Encoded here:
- the CPSF4L gene encoding putative cleavage and polyadenylation specificity factor subunit 4-like protein, which translates into the protein MQELVAGVEKIRFDLEADVEQQRGARPLPFPGMDKLGSAVCEFFHRGLCTKGVRCPFRHVGGEKTVVCKHWLRGLCKKGDGCNFLHEYDATKMPECYFFSKFGECSNKDCPFLHVDATTSTMGCPWYDRGFCRHGPLCKYKHTRRVMCANYLVGFCPEGPKCKFMHLKAGLMTSSMDPSKGAGCPQGLVELDVAAGKESGCKDVPPMEPPLPVTGSTQHLSAQLWDTNTCPRGPQSLFEQGTCFKCLLQLEVSGCCSQCGQKGHYTSKCGKRQLEILLGK
- the C14H17orf80 gene encoding uncharacterized protein C17orf80 homolog codes for the protein MAAAPAGKELCPYCHRPFKRLRSHLPHCKAAPSSATGSAPGLGPGLSLGPGPAAGPSAPGSGSGSDGAGLAAAGQGAGSRPRVGKSGKRLPSPNVGQGLAGAVPREAAAGRVEKDAAAWKGRKVAAEQGGGSGPGLCHQSNRGHAEPKVEPAVREVATSLDLLPEEVKDIPKKLSNGVKIVIEKHRARVIREKSGSRSRDSSAGSHSTHRSPVEGPDPGSAAERADAAQPDPQKGITVPDTANTEMRSLGVMENTSVSSKGEKGSSLKAMKIPALQDPPEADCRSSPSDLIQQEAIDKTVTEEKQMYLEVGVEYKAPLSALHTKSLHLSAIEGFRGHNEGASKNYLTSIQKLRESKEQMAVVSEPILNARRDTELALHQFLLHTSKSQPICLSQASGRSRQAGAMGLEWFPDLYPNYDGLSIFPGKPFQEDMGITMKTARGNFSEGQQGPLSERRLMDVRLRELPAWLATCDFSLQGLLGGVQKAWSSYYDKYINVKRGGPAGISMLLAGYCLLSYGWNYQHIKSHRWRKYH